From Ficedula albicollis isolate OC2 chromosome 5, FicAlb1.5, whole genome shotgun sequence, one genomic window encodes:
- the GPHB5 gene encoding glycoprotein hormone beta-5, with protein MKLHCLTLGALLVLLLSGRGAPTKASAINLRTFVGCAVREFTFLARKPGCRGLRVTTDACWGRCETWEKPILEPPYIESHHRICTYNESRMVTVQLPRCAPGVDPSYTYPVAIRCRCDICSTATTECETY; from the exons ATGAAGCTCCACTGCCTGACCCTGGGAGctctccttgtcctgctgctgtctggccGTGGTGCCCCCACCAAGGCCTCGGCCATCAACCTGCGGACGTTCGTGGGCTGTGCCGTGAGGGAGTTCACCTTCCTGGCCAGGAAACCCGGCTGCCGTGGGCTCAGGGTCACCACGGACGCCTGCTGGGGACGCTGCGAGACCTGGGAG AAGCCGATCCTGGAGCCGCCCTACATCGAGTCCCACCACCGGATCTGCACCTACAACGAGAGCAGGATGGTGACGGTGCagctgcccaggtgtgcccccgGCGTGGACCCCTCCTACACCTACCCGGTGGCCATCCGCTGCCGCTGCGACATCTGCTCCACTGCCACCACCGAGTGTGAGACCTACTGA